A single region of the Oryzias latipes chromosome 21, ASM223467v1 genome encodes:
- the LOC110017406 gene encoding uncharacterized protein LOC110017406, with translation MNRLESSSTNMNLEFIWKLFEKLRRPLVLFLLLVLTSILQHIFDMHFVCSCRPGLHVNGVLYLVLPSLILTFAVYVVRKFYKKKVFSTVDCCPREPCSWTCFSFGKRVYEFLSLTGLWIAMVLFDGDWYFCLRTNFNSNQTGLPCKKNLTYEEERIKDSYKTESLDWGLGLCCGLLLIWSLVEKYRTQIRSKCWCSRPYYKPKYKKILSEELSSFIEKQLKEIAMAKAQKMLMPKIEVIRNHELSENNRRESGVSQTWKDISDPSFILEYQKMTESNPTTNTEMSDLSETPGKIQDGQEGLNLGTLQDSHEEAGGSGQGKPAIFSGIKKASSSSSFRNCGGGDEVHLEKARPNCADSASGGVAAAVEGSVGEGQPHTMSTERPSVDLADCSDPMEEGAQPGGESGESGVSGEGVSGDGQVEGQVSQVAEGGVLVGGIVSGVFEVVDELKVNSKASGVDGVCVDEGGVETSEWCDSSVSGECVVGDGDACLQGGD, from the exons ATGAACCGCTTAGAAAGCTCATCTACTAACATGAATCTGGAATTTATTTggaaactttttgaaaaattaagaCGACCTTTGGTTTTGTTCCTGCTCTTGGTTCTTACATCCATCTTGCAGCATATATTTGACATGCATTTTGTGTGTTCATGCCGACCTGGTCTACATGTAAATGGTGTGCTGTACTTGGTTCTTCCTTCTCTGATTCTAACCTTTGCTGTCTACGTTGTAAGaaaattttacaagaaaaaggttttttcaaCGGTGGACTGCTGCCCTCGCGAGCCCTGCTCTTGGACCTGTTTCTCTTTTGGGAAGAGAGTTTATGAGTTCCTCAGTCTGACAGGTCTCTGGATAGCCATGGTTCTGTTTGATGGAGACTGGTACTTCTGTCTGAGAACAAACTTCAACTCTAATCAGACTGGATTGCCTTGCAAGAAAAATTTGACATACGAAGAGGAACGAATTAAAGACTCCTACAAGACAGAATCACTT gactGGGGCCTTGGTCTTTGCTGCGGTCTCCTTCTTATCTGGAGCCTTGTTGAAAAATACAGAACTCAAATAAGATCTAAATGTTGGTGCTCACGTCCATACTATAAACCAAAGTACAAAAAGATTCTGTCAGAGGAACTCAGCAGCTTTattgaaaaacaattaaaagaaattgcAATGGCCAAGGCGCAAAAAATGTTAATGCCAAAGATTGAAGTTATCAGGAATCATGAACTTTCGGAGAACAATAGAAGAGAGAGTGGAGTTTCTCAGACATGGAAAGACATTTCAGACCCAAGTTTCATTTTGGAATatcaaaaaatgacagaaagcaATCCAACAACCAATACAGAGATGTCTGATCTGTCTGAAACCCCTGGAAAGATCCAAGATGGGCAGGAAGGACTAAATCTGGGAACGCTTCAAGATTCTCATGaagaagctggaggaagtggacAAGGAAAACCTGCAATTTTCTCTGGGATCAAGAAAgcgtcttcttcttcctctttcagaAATTGTGGTGGCGGTGATGAGGTGCATTTGGAGAAAGCCCGTCCAAACTGCGCCGATTCTGCTTCAGGGGGCGTGGCCGCTGCAGTGGAAGGTAGCGTGGGTGAAGGGCAACCTCACACCATGTCAACCGAGCGACCTTCAGTGGACTTGGCAGATTGTTCTGACCCCATGGAGGAAGGGGCTCAGCCGGGGGGAGAGTCTGGTGAGAGCGGGGTGAGTGGGGAGGGTGTGAGTGGAGACGGTCAGGTGGAGGGACAGGTGAGTCAGGTTGCAGAAGGGGGGGTGTTGGTGGGGGGTATCGTAAGTGGTGTCTTTGAGGTGGTGGATGAGTTGAAAGTCAATAGTAAGGCTTCTGGGGTGGATGGTGTTTGTGTGGATGAGGGGGGGGTGGAGACCTCTGAGTGGTGTGATTCGAGTGTGTCTGGGGAGTGTGTGGTGGGGGACGGTGATGCGTGTCTGCAAGGGGGTGATTGA